A window from Phalacrocorax carbo chromosome W unlocalized genomic scaffold, bPhaCar2.1 SUPER_W_unloc_11, whole genome shotgun sequence encodes these proteins:
- the LOC135310824 gene encoding adenomatous polyposis coli protein-like isoform X6 has product MDWEFSLQTDMIRRQLEYEARQIRAAMEEQLGTCQDMEKRAQVRVMRIQQIEKDILCIRQFLQPQAAEAERTPQSKHDVGSHDTERHKESQGTAEISIATAGTGQGSAAQVDHETATVMNSSNNYSVPRRLTNHLGTKVEMVYSLLSMLGTHDKDDMSRTLLAMSSSQDSCIAMRQSGCLPLLIQLLHGNDKDSVLLGNSRGSKEARARASAALHNIIHSQPDDKRGRQESRVLHLLEQIRAYCEMCWKWQEAHEEVMDQEKPPMPAPVDHHICPAACVLMKLSFDEEHRHAMNELGGLQAIAELLQVDCEMSGLTNDHYSVTLRRYAGMALTNLTFGDVANKATLCSMKDCMRALVAQLKSESEDLQQVIASVLRNLSWRADVNSKKTLREVGSVKALMACALEVKKESTLKSILSALWNLSAHCTENKGDICAVDGALAFLVGTLTYRSQTNTLAIIESGGGILRNVSSLIATNEDHRQILRENSCLQTLLQHLKSHSLTIVSNACGTLWNLSARNAKDQEALWDMGAVSMLRNLIHSKHKMIAMGSAAALRNLMANRPAKYKDANIMSLGSSLPSLHVRKQKALEAELDTQHLSETFDNIDNLSPKASHHNKQRHKQNIYNEYVLDSSQHDDEISRSESFNAGHMTVLSPYLNATVLPGSSSSSRGNIENSRSEKDRSLDRDGAVGLNSYHPATENTGNSSKRIGMQITAAAQIAKVIEEVTSMHIPQADRNSCSTSEMHCLTEDRNVPRTAAAHTHSNTYFPKSENSNRTCPMLYTKMEYKRASNDSLNSVGSSDGYGRRGQMKPSIESYSEDDESKFRSYGQYPADLAHKIHSANHMEDNDEELDTPINYSLKYSDEQLNSGSQSPSQNERWARPKHIIDDEIKQNEQRQLRSQNATYSMYTESGDDKHMKYQSPFGQQECVSFRSRGSNGSEQGRVGSALGMNQKVNQSLRQVDDYDNDKLTNYSDHYSEEEQHKEEEDRPTNYSIKYNEEEHHVEQPIDYSLKYSTEVPPSSQNPSFTFSNSSSVQSTKTDHISSSCGNISTPSGNSERQNQLYPSSAQSRSSHAQKTASCKTPSINQETIQTYCVEDTPICFSRCSSLSSLSSAEDEIGCDQSTHVTDANNTLQIAELKENNEVLSTEGAVSEVASASQHIRTKSSRLQTPSLSPDSSRHKAVDFSSGAKSPSKNGAHTPKSPPEHYVQETPLMFSRCTSVSSLDSFESHSIASSVQSEPCSGMVSGIISPSDLPDSPGQTMPPSRSKTPPPAQGAQVKREVTKGKVPNTEKRASGPRQVAINEAVQRVQVLPDADTLLHFATESTPDGFSCSSSLSGLSLDEPFIQKDVELRMPPVHENEHGNEAEPEQPDDIKDNREKKAEKPTEAEKDIMDHSDDDDDIEILEECIISAMPTKSSCKAKKPSQASASKIPPPVTRKPKLPVYKLLPSQTGLQSPKHVSFTPGDDMPWVYFVEDTPINFSTATSLSDLTIELLPNEFANVENVGTRAESGDFEKRGTEGISTDDARRAKSSTRTVPGLDYDKTEEGDILAECINSAMPKGKSHKPFRVKKLMDQIQQSSLSVSNKNQSECDKKKPTSPVKPIPQNNEYRARVRKNTEPKSNINNERSYSENRDTKKQTLQNNSRYFNDKLPNNEERVKGSFSFDSPHHYTPIEGTPYCFSRNDSLSSLDFDDDDIDLSREKAELQKGKAKETETEDCTNTEQSSNQQPSNRTQVCKKYPTGRSQPKTFSQSTKDIPERGAATDEKMQNFAIENTPVCFSRNSSLSSLSDIDQENKNKESEPAKQTEAPDSQVESNRPQTSGYAPKSFHVEDTPVCFSRNSSLSSLSIDSEDDLLQECISSAMPKKKKPSKVMSENEKNSRNMGDILAEDLTLDLRKIQRPDSEHGFSPDSENFDWKAIQEGANSIVSSLHQAAAAASLARQASSDSDSILSLKSGISLGSPFHLTPDQEEKPFTSNKGPRILKLGEKSTLESKKVESESKGIKGGKKVYKSIITGKACSNSEVSSQLKQPQQTSMTSVSRGRTMIHIPGVRNSSSNTSPVSKKGPPLKNTNSKSLSEGRSSIISPRGVKSSVKPESAPVTRQPSQQSGSSKGPSRSGSRDSTPRPQQQPLSRPLQSPCQNSVSLGRNGISPPNKLSQLPRTSSPSTASTKSSSSGRMLYTAPGRQISQQNLTKQTALPKSTSGIPRSEFEASKGLNQILNSGGSKKKAELSRMSSTKSSGSESDRTERPVLVRQSTFIKEASSPTLRQKLEEFASFESLSPYRSGSPTRSQIQTPVLSPSLPDMSLSTHLTGQTSGWQNLPPNLSPSVEFDGRPAKRHDIARSHSESPSRLPISRSGTWKCEHSKHSSSLPHVSTWRRTGSSSSILSASSESSEKEKSKDEKQHGSSVSRHKQSKESQAPAKGTWRKIKENEIPQIMNDPQYSSSGATNDSDSKTLIYQMAPAVSKTEDVWVRIEDCPINNPRSGRSPTGNIPPVIDSVSEKGSMNDKDSKEINDKQNPGNGSVPVHTIGLENCPNSFFQIDSPAKKGTETKSVKNNPVPAPENNESTVSERTPFSSSSSSKHNSPSSTVAARVTPFNYSPSPRKSSADNSSSRPSQIPTPINNSTKKHDSKTENTDSSRTESPKRHSGSYLVTSV; this is encoded by the exons GTGGAAATGGTGTATTCATTACTGTCGATGCTTGGTACCCATGATAAAGATGACATGTCACGAACATTGCTAGCGATGTCTAGCTCCCAAGACAGCTGCATAGCTATGCGTCAGTCTGGATGTCTTCCTCTCCTCATCCAGCTTTTACATGGCAATGATAAAGACTCTGTGTTGTTAGGAAATTCCCGTGGTAGTAAAGAGGCCCGTGCCAGAGCCAGTGCAGCACTGCATAACATCATTCACTCCCAGCCTGACGATAAGCGGGGCAGACAGGAAAGCCGTGTGCTTCACCTCTTGGAGCAAATCCGTGCTTACTGTGAAATGTGTTGGAAATGGCAGGAGGCACATGAAGAAGTCATGGACCAAGAAAAACCCCCAA TGCCAGCTCCAGTTGATCATCACATCTGTCCTGCAGCATGTGTTTTGATGAAACTTTCATTTGATGAAGAACACAGGCATGCCATGAATGAGCTTG gaggtTTGCAGGCCATTGCAGAACTCTTGCAAGTGGATTGTGAAATGTCTGGGCTTACAAATGACCACTATAGTGTTACATTAAGGAGGTATGCTGGAATGGCTCTGACAAACTTGACTTTTGGAGATGTGGCAAACAAG GCTACGTTATGTTCTATGAAGGACTGCATGAGAGCACTTGTAGCCCAACTGAAGTCTGAAAGTGAAGACTTGCAGCAG GTCATTGCAAGTGTTTTAAGGAATTTGTCCTGGCGAGCAGATGTAAACAGTAAAAAGACTCTCCGTGAAGTTGGAAGTGTGAAAGCATTGATGGCATGTGCTTTAGAAGTTAAGAAG GAATCCACCCTAAAAAGCATTTTGAGTGCCTTATGGAATTTGTCAGCACACTGTACTGAGAACAAAGGTGATATATGTGCTGTTGATGGTGCTCTTGCATTTCTAGTTGGTACACTGACATACCGGAGCCAAACAAACACTTTAGCCATCATAGAAAGTGGAGGAGGAATATTAAGAAATGTTTCTAGCTTAATTGCTACTAATGAGGACCACAG GCAAATCTTACGAGAGAACAGCTGCTTACAGACCTTGTTACAGCATTTGAAGTCACACAGTTTGACAATAGTCAGTAATGCATGTGGGACCCTGTGGAATCTTTCTGCACGAAATGCAAAAGATCAGGAGGCGCTGTGGGACATGGGAGCAGTGAGCATGCTCAGAAATCTCATTCACTCAAAACACAAAATGATAGCAAtgggcagtgctgcagctctaAGAAACCTGATGGCAAATAGGCCAGCAAAATATAAGGATGCCAACATCATGTCTCTGGGATCAAGCTTACCATCTCTTCATgttagaaaacaaaaggcaCTGGAAGCAGAATTAGATACTCAGCATTTATCAGAGACTTTTGACAACATAGATAATTTAAGCCCAAAAGCATCTCACCATAATAAGCAGAGACATAAGCAAAATATATACAATGAGTATGTTTTGGATTCCAGTCAGCATGATGATGAGATTTCCAGATCAGAGAGTTTTAATGCTGGTCATATGACTGTACTTTCACCATATTTAAATGCTACAGTATTGCCTGGCTCCTCTTCCTCTAGTAGAGGAAACATAGAAAACTCTCGATCTGAGAAAGACAGAAGTCTCGATAGGGATGGAGCAGTAGGTTTAAATAGCTATCATCCAGCTACAGAGAATACTGGAAACTCCTCTAAGAGAATAGGAATGCAGATTACTGCTGCAGCTCAGATTGCCAAAGTTATAGAAGAAGTAACAAGCATGCATATTCCACAAGCCGACAGAAATTCTTGTTCCACTTCTGAAATGCACTGTTTGACGGAAGACAGAAATGTCCCAAGAACAGCTGCTGCCCATACTCACTCAAATACATACTTTCCTAAATCTGAGAATTCAAACAGGACATGTCCTATGCTTTATACAAAAATGGAATACAAGAGAGCTTCAAATGATAGTTTAAATAGTGTCGGCAGTAGTGATGGCTATGGTAGAAGAGGCCAAATGAAACCTTCCATTGAATCTTACTCGGAAGATGATGAAAGTAAATTTCGTAGTTATGGTCAATACCCAGCTGACTTGGCACACAAGATACATAGTGCAAATCATATGGAAGACAATGACGAAGAGCTAGACACTCCTATTAATTATAGTCTTAAATATTCGGATGAACAGTTAAATTCTGGAAGCCAAAGTCCCTCTCAAAATGAAAGATGGGCAAGGCCTAAGCATATAATAgatgatgaaataaaacaaaatgagcaAAGGCAGTTAAGGAGCCAAAATGCAACTTATTCCATGTACACTGAAAGTGGAGATGATAAGCACATGAAATATCAGTCACCTTTTGGACAGCAAGAGTGTGTTTCTTTTAGATCAAGAGGATCCAATGGTTCAGAGCAGGGCAGAGTAGGCTCAGCTCTTGGAATGAATCAGAAAGTAAACCAGTCCTTGCGCCAGGTTGATGATTATGACAATGATAAGCTAACCAACTATAGTGACCACTACTCTGAGGAGGAACAGCACAAAGAGGAAGAAGACAGACCAACCAATTACAGCATAAAGTACAATGAAGAGGAACATCATGTTGAACAGCCTATTGATTATAGTCTAAAATATTCAACAGAAGTTCCTCCCTCTTCTCAGAACCcatcttttactttttcaaacaGTTCATCAGTGCAAAGCACTAAAACTGACCATATTTCCTCAAGCTGTGGGAACATATCAACCCCTTCAGGTAATTCAGAGAGACAGAATCAGCTTTACCCAAGTTCTGCACAGAGTAGAAGCAGTCATGCTCAAAAGACTGCCTCCTGTAAGACTCCCTCTATTAATCAGGAAACTATACAAACTTACTGTGTGGAAGATACACCAATATGTTTTTCAAGGTGTAGCTCTTTGTCATCTTTGTCATCGGCTGAAGATGAAATAGGATGTGATCAATCCACACATGTGACAGATGCTAACAACACATTACAGATAGCagaattaaaggaaaacaatgaggtTCTGTCTACAGAAGGTGCAGTAAGTGAAGTTGCATCAGCATCTCAGCACATCAGAACAAAATCTAGTAGACTTCAGACTCCTAGTTTATCTCCTGACTCTTCTAGACATAAAGCTGTTGATTTTTCTTCAGGTGCCAAATCTCCCTCAAAGAACGGTGCACACACTCCTAAAAGTCCACCAGAACATTATGTGCAGGAGACTCCACTCATGTTTAGCAGATGTACTTCTGTAAGTTCCCTGGATAGTTTTGAAAGCCATTCAATTGCTAGTTCAGTTCAAAGTGAGCCTTGCAGTGGAATGGTAAGTGGTATTATAAGTCCCAGTGATCTTCCAGATAGCCCTGGACAAACAATGCCTCCAAGCAGAAGTAAAACTCCACCCCCTGCTCAAGGAGCTCAAGTAAAGAGGGAAGTTACTAAAGGCAAAGTACCTAATACAGAAAAGAGAGCATCTGGTCCTAGACAGGTAGCTATAAATGAAGCTGTTCAAAGAGTTCAGGTACTGCCAGATGCTGATACATTATTACATTTTGCCACAGAAAGTACACCAGATGGATTTTCTTGCTCTTCTAGCCTAAGTGGTCTGAGTCTTGATGAACCATTTATACAGAAAGATGTAGAGTTAAGAATGCCTCCTGTACATGAAAATGAACATGGAAATGAAGCAGAACCTGAACAGCCAGATGATATAAAGGATAACcgagagaagaaagcagagaagcctactgaagcagaaaaagacattATGGATCATTccgatgatgatgatgatattGAAATATTGGAAGAATGTATTATTTCTGCAATGCCAACAAAATCTTCATGTAAAGCCAAAAAGCCTTCTCAAGCATCTGCTTCAAAAATACCTCCTCCTGTAACCAGGAAGCCAAAACTGCCAGTTTACAAACTTTTGCCTTCACAAACTGGATTGCAATCCCCAAAGCATGTGAGTTTTACACCTGGAGATGATATGCCATGGGTATATTTTGTTGAGGATACACCAATAAATTTCTCAACAGCTACATCTTTGAGTGACCTCACAATAGAATTGCTACCGAATGAGTTCGCCAATGTAGAGAATGTGGGTACAAGGGCAGAGTCAGGGGACTTTGAAAAGAGAGGCACAGAAGGTATAAGTACAGATGACGCTCGGAGAGCAAAAAGCTCAACTAGGACTGTCCCAGGACTGGATTATGACAAAACAGAAGAGGGTGATATTCTGGCCGAATGTATTAACTCAGCTAtgccaaaaggaaaaagtcaCAAACCTTTTAGAGTGAAGAAGTTAATGGATCAAATTCAACAATCATCTTTATCTGTAAGTAACAAAAATCAGTCAGAATGTGATAAAAAGAAGCCAACATCACCAGTAAAGCCCATTCCTCAAAATAATGAATATAGAGCACGtgtaagaaaaaacacagagcCTAAAAGCAATATTAATAATGAAAGAAGCTATTCAGAGAACAGAGACACAAAGAAACAGACTCTTCAAAATAATTCAAGATATTTTAATGACAAACTTCCAAATAATGAAGAGCGTGTAAAAGGAAGCTTTTCATTTGATTCCCCTCATCATTACACACCTATTGAGGGAACTCCTTATTGTTTTTCACGGAATGATTCCCTAAGTTCTTTAGATTTTGATGATGATGACATTGACCTTTCAAGGGAGAAGGCAGAattgcaaaaaggaaaagcaaaggaaacagaaactgAAGACTGCACTAATACAGAACAGTCTTCAAATCAGCAACCAAGTAATAGGACACAAGTTTGTAAAAAATACCCAACAGGCAGAAGCCAACCTAAAACTTTCTCTCAGTCAACTAAAGATATTCCAGAAAGAGGAGCAGCTACAGAtgagaaaatgcagaattttgcTATTGAGAACACACCTGTATGTTTTTCTCGCAATTCATCTCTTAGTTCTCTCAGTGATATTgatcaagaaaacaaaaacaaagaaagtgaACCTGCAAAACAAACTGAGGCTCCTGATTCACAGGTAGAATCAAATAGACCACAGACTTCTGGTTATGCACCTAAATCATTTCATGTTGAAGATACTCCTGTATGTTTCTCTAGAAATAGTTCTCTGAGTTCTCTTAGTATTGACTCAGAAGATGATCTGTTGCAGGAGTGCATTAGTTCTGCTatgcctaaaaagaaaaaaccctcaaaagtaatgagtgaaaatgaaaaaaattccagaaataTGGGTGATATATTGGCAGAAGATTTGACACTGGATTTGAGAAAGATACAGAGGCCGGATTCAGAACATGGTTTCTCACCTGATTCAGAGAACTTTGATTGGAAAGCTATACAAGAAGGTGCAAATTCTATAGTTAGTAGCTTGCATCAAGCTGCGGCTGCTGCATCACTGGCTAGACAAGCTTCATCAGACTCTGACTCTattctttcattaaaatctgGTATTTCTCTAGGGTCACCATTTCATCTTACCCCAGACCAAGAAGAAAAGCCTTTTACTAGTAATAAAGGTCCAAGAATTCTTAAGCTAGGGGAGAAGAGTACATTGGAGTCTAAAAAAGTAGAATCTGAAAGTAAGGGAatcaaaggagggaaaaaagtatataaaagTATAATTACAGGAAAAGCTTGCTCCAATTCAGAAGTTTCAAGCCAGTTAAAGCAACCACAACAAACAAGTATGACTTCAGTTTCACGTGGTAGGACAATGATTCATATTCCGGGAGTTCGAAATAGTTCCTCAAATACTAGTCCTGTTTCCAAAAAAGGTCCCCCACTAAAAAACACAAACTCCAAGAGTCTCAGTGAAGGCCGAAGTTCCATTATTTCTCCAAGAGGAGTCAAGTCATCAGTGAAACCCGAGTCAGCTCCTGTAACTAGGCAACCATCTCAACAGAGTGGATCAAGTAAAGGACCTTCTAGATCAGGATCTAGAGACTCCACTCCTAGACCTCAACAGCAGCCATTAAGCAGGCCTCTGCAATCTCCCTGCCAAAACTCAGTTTCCCTAGGAAGAAATGGTATAAGTCCTCCCAACAAACTGTCTCAGTTGCCGAGGACATCATCTCCTAGTACAGCTTCAACTAAATCTTCAAGTTCAGGAAGAATGTTGTATACAGCACCAGGCAGGCAGATAAGCCAGCAAAACCTTACAAAGCAAACTGCCTTACCTAAGAGTACCAGTGGCATTCCCAGAAGTGAGTTTGAAGCATCAAAAGGATTAAACCAAATTCTCAATAGTGGTGGatcaaaaaaaaaggctgaactATCCAGAATGTCATCCACAAAATCTAGCGGAAGTGAATCTGACAGAACTGAAAGACCTGTTCTGGTTCGTCAGTCAACTTTTATTAAAGAAGCTTCGAGTCCAACTCTAAGACAGAAATTAGAAGAGTTTGCTTCATTTGAATCTCTGTCTCCTTACAGGTCAGGATCTCCCACTAGGTCCCAAATACAGACTCCAGTTTTAAGTCCATCTCTTCCTGATATGTCTTTATCCACGCATTTAACTGGCCAGACTAGTGGTTGGCAAAATTTACCCCCTAATCTGAGTCCTTCTGTAGAATTTGATGGGAGACCAGCAAAACGTCATGACATAGCTCGTTCTCATTCTGAGAGTCCATCTAGATTGCCAATCAGTAGATCAGGAACATGGAAGTGTGAACATAGCAAGCATTCCTCATCACTTCCTCATGTAAGCACTTGGCGAAGAACTGGAAGTTCTTCCTCAATTCTGTCAGCTTCTTCAGAAtccagtgaaaaggaaaaaagtaaagatgAAAAGCAACATGGAAGTTCTGTTTCTAGACACAAACAAAGTAAAGAAAGTCAAGCACCAGCAAAAGGtacttggagaaaaataaaagaaaatgaaattcctCAAATAATGAATGATCCTCAGTATTCTTCCTCAGGTGCAACAAATGACTCTGATTCCAAAACTCTAATTTATCAGATGGCACCGGCTGTCTCTAAGACAGAGGACGTGTGGGTGAGGATAGAGGACTGCCCTATTAATAATCCTCGATCTGGAAGATCCCCAACTGGAAATATTCCCCCTGTTATTGACAGTGTTTCAGAGAAAGGGAGTATGAATGATAAAGATTCTAAAGAGATTAATGATAAACAAAATCCAGGGAATGGAAGTGTTCCTGTTCATACCATTGGTTTAGAAAATTGTCCAAACTCTTTCTTTCAGATAGACAGTCCAGCCAAGAAAGGAACGGAAACAAAATCTGTAAAGAATAATCCTGTTCCTGCaccagaaaataatgaaagtacTGTTAGCGAGCGTACACCATTCAGTTCCAGTAGCTCAAGCAAACATAACTCCCCCAGCAGTACTGTTGCAGCAAGAGTGACTCCTTTCAACTACAGTCCAAGTCCCAGGAAGAGTAGTGCAGACAACAGTTCTTCTCGGCCATCACAAATACCAACGCCAATAAATAACAGCACAAAGAAACATGACTCGAAGACTGAAAATACAGACTCCAGCAGAACTGAGAGTCCTAAACGTCATTCTGGCTCTTACCTGGTGACTTCTGTTtaa